A stretch of Lathyrus oleraceus cultivar Zhongwan6 chromosome 6, CAAS_Psat_ZW6_1.0, whole genome shotgun sequence DNA encodes these proteins:
- the LOC127091666 gene encoding serine/threonine-protein kinase BLUS1 isoform X2 → MGSGSRSYSANPSDYKLLEEVGYGASATVYHAVYLPYNEEVAVKSLDLDRCNSNFDDIRKEAQIMSLIDHRNVVKSYCSFVVDHKLWVIMPFMAQGSCLHLMKAAYPDGLEEDAIGSILKETLKALDYLHQHGHIHRDVKAGNILLDTNGEVKLSDFGVSASMFDTGDRQRSRNTFVGTPCWMAPEVLQPGTGYNFKADIWSFGITALELAHGHAPFSKYPPMKVLLMTIQNAPPGLDYDRDKKFSKSFKEMVAMCLVKDQTKRPSVDKLLKHSFFKQAKPPELSVKKLFGDLPPLWTRVKALQLKDAAQLALKRMPSAEQEAISQSEYKRGVSAWNFDVEDLKAQASLDEDDIAEITEEDENKFFGSNRDASDSQSSVDKRHSDNSQQDESTLQVGGNDVPQSDKRNGLIAEATASTSEKDVGTSKIKTQAVKVGKTQSGPLVPGTVLGHYLPERGRLFERFENESQLSGEKSNRDIRRAPSFSGPLMLPNRASANSLSAPIKSSGGFRDSSDDKSKANLVQIKGRFSVTSENLDLVKDIPVSSVSRRSSQDSSPLKKSASVGDWMADFKQQMPIGVGQSSNDSANVNIPASVIVPHLHNLYQQTSIQQDLIMSLLNSLQTAEANDASQNGKLPPIPRNSENNGSVETAASEREQLLLAKISELQSRVSSLTDELTSEKLKHMQLQQQVAAVHSQEQNGEREEGA, encoded by the exons ATGGGTTCGGGAAGCAGAAGCTATTCTGCGAATCCTAGCGATTACAAGCTTCTAGAGGAAGTAGGTTATGGTGCAAGCGCAACCGTTTATCACGCAGTTTACCTCCCTTACAACGAAGAAGTAGCTGTGAAATCTCTCGATCTAGATCGATGCAACTCCAATTTCGACGATATTCGAAAGGAAGCGCAGATCATGAGCTTAATTGATCACCGTAACGTTGTTAAATCGTATTGTTCGTTCGTTGTTGATCATAAGCTTTGGGTTATTATGCCTTTCATGGCGCAGGGTTCTTGTTTGCATCTAATGAAAGCTGCTTATCCTGATGGACTTGAAGAAGATGCTATTGGATCCATTCTTAAAGAAACTCTTAAGGCGTTGGATTATCTTCATCAGCACGGCCACATTCATCGTGATGTTAAGGCTGGTAATATTTTGCTTGATACTAATGGTGAAGTCAAACTTTCTGACTTCGGTGTTTCCGCTTCTATGTTTGATACTGGTGATCGTCAGCGTTCGAGAAATACTTTCGTTGGTACTCCTTGCTG GATGGCGCCAGAGGTGCTGCAACCTGGTACTGGTTATAATTTCAAGGCTGATATTTGGTCTTTTGGAATTACGGCACTTGAGTTGGCTCATGGTCATGCACCTTTCTCTAAGTATCCTCCAATGAAG GTTTTACTCATGACCATACAGAATGCGCCTCCCGGTCTTGATTACGACCGTGATAAAAAGTTCTCGAAG TCTTTTAAGGAAATGGTTGCTATGTGCCTGGTAAAAGATCAAACAAAGAGGCCGTCGGTGGACAAGTTACTGAAACACTCCTTCTTCAAACAAGCCAAGCCTCCGGAGCTTTCTGTGAAGAAATTATTTGGTGATTTACCGCCTCTTTGGACTCGTGTAAAAGCCCTCCAG CTTAAAGATGCAGCTCAACTAGCACTGAAGAGAATGCCTTCTGCAGAACAAGAAGCAATATCTCAG AGTGAATATAAGCGAGGAGTTAGTGCGTGGAACTTCGATGTTGAAGATTTGAAAGCTCAAGCTTCATTG GATGAAGATGATATTGCAGAGATAACggaagaagatgaaaacaagTTCTTCGGCTCTAACAGG GATGCAAGTGATTCTCAATCCAGCGTGGACAAGAGACATTCAGATAACTCACAACAAGACGAGTCCACATTACAAGTGGGTGGTAATGACGTACCACAGAGTGATAAAAGAAATGGATTGATTGCTGAGGCAACAGCATCTACTTCAGAAAAGGACGTGGGAACAAGCAAAATTAAAACTCAGGCAGTGAAAGTTGGTAAAACCCAAAGTGGGCCGCTTGTGCCTGGCACAGTGCTTGGTCATTATTTACCCGAAAGAGGACGTCTATTTGAAAG GTTTGAGAATGAGAGTCAGTTATCAGGTGAGAAAAGTAACCGTGATATACGACGTGCTCCAAGCTTTAGTGGTCCATTGATGCTTCCTAATCGTGCTTCAGCAAATAGTTTATCGGCCCCAATAAAATCCTCTGGAG GATTCCGAGATTCCTCAGATGATAAATCTAAGGCTAACCTAGTGCAAATTAAAGGGCGGTTCTCAGTGACATCAGAAAACTTAGATCTCGTGAAG GATATTCCTGTAAGTTCAGTTTCACGCCGATCTTCGCAG GATTCTTCACCACTGAAGAAATCTGCCAGTGTTGGTGATTGGATGGCGGATTTCAAACAACAAATG CCAATTGGAGTTGGACAGTCTTCCAATGATTCTGCCAATGTGAATATTCCCGCATCTGTTATTGTGCCTCACCTTCACAATCTTTACCAGCAGACGTCTATTCAACAG GATCTTATAATGAGTCTGTTGAATAGCTTGCAAACTGCTGAGGCAAATGATG CTTCTCAGAATGGAAAGTTGCCACCAATACCTCGCAATTCAGAGAATAATGGCAGT GTTGAGACAGCAGCTTCAGAGAGAGAACAACTTCTGCTGGCCAAAATTTCAGAACTTCAGTCTCG TGTGAGCAGTTTGACAGATGAACTTACTTCTGAGAAGTTAAAACACATGCAG TTGCAACAACAGGTAGCTGCTGTCCATAGCCAGGAGCAAAACGGAGAAAGAGAGGAAGGTGCATGA
- the LOC127091666 gene encoding serine/threonine-protein kinase BLUS1 isoform X1 gives MGSGSRSYSANPSDYKLLEEVGYGASATVYHAVYLPYNEEVAVKSLDLDRCNSNFDDIRKEAQIMSLIDHRNVVKSYCSFVVDHKLWVIMPFMAQGSCLHLMKAAYPDGLEEDAIGSILKETLKALDYLHQHGHIHRDVKAGNILLDTNGEVKLSDFGVSASMFDTGDRQRSRNTFVGTPCWMAPEVLQPGTGYNFKADIWSFGITALELAHGHAPFSKYPPMKVLLMTIQNAPPGLDYDRDKKFSKSFKEMVAMCLVKDQTKRPSVDKLLKHSFFKQAKPPELSVKKLFGDLPPLWTRVKALQLKDAAQLALKRMPSAEQEAISQSEYKRGVSAWNFDVEDLKAQASLVQDEDDIAEITEEDENKFFGSNRDASDSQSSVDKRHSDNSQQDESTLQVGGNDVPQSDKRNGLIAEATASTSEKDVGTSKIKTQAVKVGKTQSGPLVPGTVLGHYLPERGRLFERFENESQLSGEKSNRDIRRAPSFSGPLMLPNRASANSLSAPIKSSGGFRDSSDDKSKANLVQIKGRFSVTSENLDLVKDIPVSSVSRRSSQDSSPLKKSASVGDWMADFKQQMPIGVGQSSNDSANVNIPASVIVPHLHNLYQQTSIQQDLIMSLLNSLQTAEANDASQNGKLPPIPRNSENNGSVETAASEREQLLLAKISELQSRVSSLTDELTSEKLKHMQLQQQVAAVHSQEQNGEREEGA, from the exons ATGGGTTCGGGAAGCAGAAGCTATTCTGCGAATCCTAGCGATTACAAGCTTCTAGAGGAAGTAGGTTATGGTGCAAGCGCAACCGTTTATCACGCAGTTTACCTCCCTTACAACGAAGAAGTAGCTGTGAAATCTCTCGATCTAGATCGATGCAACTCCAATTTCGACGATATTCGAAAGGAAGCGCAGATCATGAGCTTAATTGATCACCGTAACGTTGTTAAATCGTATTGTTCGTTCGTTGTTGATCATAAGCTTTGGGTTATTATGCCTTTCATGGCGCAGGGTTCTTGTTTGCATCTAATGAAAGCTGCTTATCCTGATGGACTTGAAGAAGATGCTATTGGATCCATTCTTAAAGAAACTCTTAAGGCGTTGGATTATCTTCATCAGCACGGCCACATTCATCGTGATGTTAAGGCTGGTAATATTTTGCTTGATACTAATGGTGAAGTCAAACTTTCTGACTTCGGTGTTTCCGCTTCTATGTTTGATACTGGTGATCGTCAGCGTTCGAGAAATACTTTCGTTGGTACTCCTTGCTG GATGGCGCCAGAGGTGCTGCAACCTGGTACTGGTTATAATTTCAAGGCTGATATTTGGTCTTTTGGAATTACGGCACTTGAGTTGGCTCATGGTCATGCACCTTTCTCTAAGTATCCTCCAATGAAG GTTTTACTCATGACCATACAGAATGCGCCTCCCGGTCTTGATTACGACCGTGATAAAAAGTTCTCGAAG TCTTTTAAGGAAATGGTTGCTATGTGCCTGGTAAAAGATCAAACAAAGAGGCCGTCGGTGGACAAGTTACTGAAACACTCCTTCTTCAAACAAGCCAAGCCTCCGGAGCTTTCTGTGAAGAAATTATTTGGTGATTTACCGCCTCTTTGGACTCGTGTAAAAGCCCTCCAG CTTAAAGATGCAGCTCAACTAGCACTGAAGAGAATGCCTTCTGCAGAACAAGAAGCAATATCTCAG AGTGAATATAAGCGAGGAGTTAGTGCGTGGAACTTCGATGTTGAAGATTTGAAAGCTCAAGCTTCATTG GTGCAGGATGAAGATGATATTGCAGAGATAACggaagaagatgaaaacaagTTCTTCGGCTCTAACAGG GATGCAAGTGATTCTCAATCCAGCGTGGACAAGAGACATTCAGATAACTCACAACAAGACGAGTCCACATTACAAGTGGGTGGTAATGACGTACCACAGAGTGATAAAAGAAATGGATTGATTGCTGAGGCAACAGCATCTACTTCAGAAAAGGACGTGGGAACAAGCAAAATTAAAACTCAGGCAGTGAAAGTTGGTAAAACCCAAAGTGGGCCGCTTGTGCCTGGCACAGTGCTTGGTCATTATTTACCCGAAAGAGGACGTCTATTTGAAAG GTTTGAGAATGAGAGTCAGTTATCAGGTGAGAAAAGTAACCGTGATATACGACGTGCTCCAAGCTTTAGTGGTCCATTGATGCTTCCTAATCGTGCTTCAGCAAATAGTTTATCGGCCCCAATAAAATCCTCTGGAG GATTCCGAGATTCCTCAGATGATAAATCTAAGGCTAACCTAGTGCAAATTAAAGGGCGGTTCTCAGTGACATCAGAAAACTTAGATCTCGTGAAG GATATTCCTGTAAGTTCAGTTTCACGCCGATCTTCGCAG GATTCTTCACCACTGAAGAAATCTGCCAGTGTTGGTGATTGGATGGCGGATTTCAAACAACAAATG CCAATTGGAGTTGGACAGTCTTCCAATGATTCTGCCAATGTGAATATTCCCGCATCTGTTATTGTGCCTCACCTTCACAATCTTTACCAGCAGACGTCTATTCAACAG GATCTTATAATGAGTCTGTTGAATAGCTTGCAAACTGCTGAGGCAAATGATG CTTCTCAGAATGGAAAGTTGCCACCAATACCTCGCAATTCAGAGAATAATGGCAGT GTTGAGACAGCAGCTTCAGAGAGAGAACAACTTCTGCTGGCCAAAATTTCAGAACTTCAGTCTCG TGTGAGCAGTTTGACAGATGAACTTACTTCTGAGAAGTTAAAACACATGCAG TTGCAACAACAGGTAGCTGCTGTCCATAGCCAGGAGCAAAACGGAGAAAGAGAGGAAGGTGCATGA